The proteins below are encoded in one region of Leucoraja erinacea ecotype New England chromosome 26, Leri_hhj_1, whole genome shotgun sequence:
- the LOC129709800 gene encoding TMF-regulated nuclear protein 1-like → MVKLRDKVAAKAAARTSPAGDVVKAEKDAGSAASEPVSRALTPSNSVEFAEARRRLLELERRQLRVRELEVGLQQLHDMLVTAELEAVEHGELVNRIRIRTQQGEAGLVARSQSIKTRLKCRGHRAPFLVAAAFGLRGCVPWSSK, encoded by the coding sequence ATGGTGAAGCTGCGGGATAAGGTTGCTGCTAAAGCCGCCGCACGAACCAGTCCAGCCGGGGATGTGGTGAAGGCAGAGAAGGATGCGGGGAGCGCCGCTAGTGAGCCGGTGTCGAGGGCCCTGACTCCGAGCAACAGCGTGGAGTTTGCCGAAGCCCGGCGGCGGCTGCTGGAGTTGGAGCGGCGGCAGCTGCGGGTCCGGGAGCTGGAGGTGGGCTTGCAGCAGCTGCACGACATGTTAGTGACAGCCGAGCTGGAGGCAGTGGAACACGGGGAGCTGGTTAACCGCATCCGGATCAGGACTCAGCAGGGAGAGGCCGGACTCGTCGCCCGCAGCCAGAGCATCAAAACCCGCCTCAAATGCAGGGGGCACCGGGCTCCCTTTCTGGTCGCCGCCGCCTTCGGGCTCCGCGGCTGCGTCCCTTGGTCTAGTAAATGA